The following are encoded in a window of Geotrypetes seraphini chromosome 5, aGeoSer1.1, whole genome shotgun sequence genomic DNA:
- the LOC117361202 gene encoding microfibril-associated glycoprotein 4-like: MKILLLLLLLWQPWSSSEAPQNYKKERKSLFNNTVLENPDYPLDCEVFQKRGHTTDGVYVIYPRGPNWPVPVYCDLSNDGGGWTVFQKRFDGSTDFYLDWHHYRDGFGQADKEYWLGLENLRLMTLKKKYKLRVDLITFNNKKVSTEYAEFSLSPYAINEGDDNYTLHVSGFQGGEAGDSLSNHNEQPFSTFDRDNDGHAQNCAEYTHGGFWYHSEGCFHANLNGCYGSRQVGCKDIIEKGISWQAWNITSTISFSQMKIKST; encoded by the exons ATTCTtctccttctgctgctgctttggCAGCCCTGGAGCTCTTCAGAGGCTCCACAAAACTATAAGAAGGAGAGAAAATCCTTATTTAATAATACag TCTTAGAAAATCCAGATTATCCCCTAGATTGTGAGGTCTTTCAGAAGAGAGGGCACACAACTGATGGCGTCTATGTGATATACCCCAGAGGTCCAAACTGGCCTGTTCCAGTCTACTGTGACTTGAGCAATGATGGAGGTGGATGGACA GTATTCCAGAAGAGATTTGATGGTTCCACTGATTTCTACCTGGATTGGCACCATTACAGGGATGGATTTGGGCAAGCTGATAAAGAATACTGGTTAG GTCTAGAGAATCTTCGGCTAATGACActgaaaaagaaatacaagttacgAGTGGATCTGATAACATTTAATAACAAGAAGGTGTCCACAGAATATGCAgaattctctctttccccctatgCTATCAATGAAGGGGATGACAATTATACATTGCATGTCTCTGGCTTTCAGGGTGGAGAAGCAG GTGATTCCTTGTCTAACCACAATGAACAGCCATTCTCTACCTTTGACAGAGACAATGATGGCCATGCTCAGAACTGTGCCGAGTACACCCATGGAGGCTTCTGGTACCATTCAGAGGGCTGCTTCCATGCCAATCTGAATGGCTGCTATGGGTCACGTCAGGTGGGCTGCAAGGACATCATTGAAAAGGGCATCAGTTGGCAAGCCTGGAACATCACGAGCACCATTTCATTCAGTCAAATGAAGATTAAATCCACCTAA